The proteins below come from a single Sphingomonas carotinifaciens genomic window:
- a CDS encoding monovalent cation/H+ antiporter subunit A, producing MVLLTLIVLPFATVILLMLARHASRSAHMLIAAIGSAGGLAVLLSQVSAVLSGQIPAVTIAWLPALGLNFSLWLDPLALLFAGLILAIGLLVIIYAQGYLAKGEPTARFLSFLMLFQGAMVGIALSSNVLLMLVFWELTSLASFLLIGFWRDRADARQGARMALTITGGGGLALIAGMILLGKAAGSYDLATILSRVELVQASAFYPAILILILVGAFTKSAQFPFHFWLPHAMAAPTPVSAYLHSATMVKAGVFLLARLWPVLAGSDLWFAIVVPIGLITMLFGAGVALFRFDLKAILAYSTISQLGLMVMLLGFGTGAAVTAAIFHILNHAAFKAALFMHAGIIDHETGTRDIRRLSGLAAVMPLTATLGVLAAAAMAGLPPLGGFISKEMMLEESVHTTLAGQGLLVPVLATIGAMLSAAYSLRYGIALHFGKRYAGKVAAPHDPGAILLGPPAILGALALALGLLPMMLAGPLVAAASAAVTRAAKPELHLALWHGINPALVMSLGAVAIALVVLSRYSAFARAVARLPSLDAKRLFDRIMAASVERLRHLSSIIHVASLQRYLLVLFVVAVALCVDAAWRFGISAGARPSTSASPAAIVAWAALIMATVAVLVTDRQRYLALIFISVIGLIMALAFIHLSAPDLALTQIAVEVVTILLMLLALHLLPGNPPRFSSLSRRVRDGTIAAVGGIGTGWLAWAIMTRAAREGISRFHWENSYSGGGGTNVVNVTLVDFRAFDTMGEITVLGIAGLAIFALLEPAAHGIAGRRLREWRSRDRFSPERHPVMFVMATRLLLPLALLVGLYIFLRGHNQPGGGFIAALVFSIAILLQYLASGFDWTDARRRIGEHQLIGSGVLIAVATGLGSLLFGAPFLTSSFGHFHLPLIGELELATATLFDLGVVCVVVGAVTMALAQLAHVAQRAAKHDGNDAA from the coding sequence ATGGTGTTGCTGACCCTTATTGTCCTGCCGTTTGCCACGGTCATCCTGTTGATGCTGGCCCGGCACGCGTCGCGTAGCGCCCACATGCTGATCGCCGCAATTGGCAGTGCGGGCGGACTGGCCGTGTTGCTGTCGCAGGTAAGTGCTGTACTTTCCGGCCAAATCCCGGCGGTGACGATCGCGTGGCTACCGGCCCTCGGCCTCAACTTCAGCCTGTGGCTCGACCCGCTGGCGCTACTGTTCGCCGGACTCATCCTCGCCATCGGACTGCTCGTCATCATCTACGCGCAAGGGTATCTGGCCAAGGGCGAGCCGACGGCGCGGTTCCTGTCGTTCCTGATGCTGTTCCAAGGGGCGATGGTCGGCATCGCCCTGTCCAGCAACGTGCTGCTGATGCTGGTATTCTGGGAACTGACCAGCCTGGCGTCCTTCCTGCTCATTGGCTTCTGGCGTGACCGGGCCGATGCGCGGCAGGGCGCTCGCATGGCGCTGACGATCACCGGCGGCGGTGGTCTCGCGCTGATCGCAGGCATGATACTGCTCGGGAAGGCTGCGGGCAGCTATGACTTGGCGACGATCCTGTCGCGGGTCGAATTGGTGCAGGCTTCGGCCTTCTACCCGGCGATCCTGATCCTGATCCTGGTGGGTGCCTTCACCAAGTCGGCGCAGTTTCCGTTCCACTTCTGGCTGCCGCATGCGATGGCCGCACCGACCCCGGTCAGCGCCTATCTCCATTCGGCGACAATGGTGAAGGCGGGCGTGTTCCTGCTTGCCAGGCTTTGGCCCGTGCTGGCGGGAAGCGACCTGTGGTTCGCCATCGTTGTGCCAATCGGCTTGATAACCATGCTCTTTGGCGCGGGCGTGGCGCTGTTCCGCTTCGACCTGAAAGCCATTCTTGCCTACTCGACGATCAGCCAATTGGGGCTGATGGTCATGCTGCTCGGCTTCGGCACGGGCGCGGCCGTGACGGCGGCGATCTTTCACATCTTGAACCATGCCGCTTTCAAGGCGGCGCTGTTCATGCATGCGGGCATCATCGATCACGAAACCGGCACGCGTGACATTCGGCGCCTCAGCGGTCTGGCCGCAGTGATGCCGCTTACCGCGACGCTCGGAGTGCTGGCTGCTGCTGCGATGGCGGGGTTGCCGCCGCTCGGCGGATTCATTTCCAAGGAGATGATGCTGGAGGAAAGCGTCCACACGACGTTGGCAGGGCAGGGGCTATTGGTGCCCGTGCTGGCGACGATTGGCGCGATGCTGTCAGCGGCGTACTCGCTGCGCTACGGCATAGCGCTGCATTTCGGCAAGCGATACGCGGGCAAGGTCGCCGCGCCCCATGATCCGGGAGCGATCCTGCTCGGGCCGCCTGCCATTCTCGGTGCGCTGGCTCTGGCACTCGGATTATTGCCGATGATGTTGGCGGGCCCTTTGGTGGCCGCTGCAAGTGCGGCGGTGACGCGGGCAGCGAAACCGGAATTACATCTGGCGCTCTGGCATGGCATCAATCCTGCCTTGGTGATGAGCCTTGGCGCGGTGGCAATCGCGCTCGTGGTGCTTTCGCGTTATTCAGCCTTTGCCAGGGCGGTCGCTCGCCTGCCGTCACTCGACGCCAAACGCCTGTTCGATAGGATTATGGCGGCATCGGTGGAACGGCTTCGTCATCTATCAAGCATCATCCACGTCGCGTCGCTGCAACGCTATCTATTGGTGCTGTTCGTTGTCGCGGTGGCGCTATGCGTCGATGCCGCATGGCGTTTTGGTATATCGGCGGGAGCGCGTCCGAGCACATCCGCGTCTCCGGCGGCGATCGTCGCTTGGGCGGCGCTGATCATGGCGACGGTGGCGGTGTTGGTGACCGATCGGCAGCGTTATCTCGCACTGATATTCATCAGCGTCATCGGCCTGATCATGGCCCTGGCCTTCATCCACCTGTCCGCCCCCGACCTTGCCCTGACGCAAATCGCTGTCGAGGTGGTGACGATCCTGCTGATGCTGCTGGCACTGCATCTGCTTCCCGGCAATCCGCCGCGCTTCTCCAGCCTATCTCGCCGGGTTCGTGACGGCACGATTGCGGCGGTCGGCGGGATCGGCACCGGCTGGCTCGCCTGGGCGATCATGACGCGAGCAGCGCGCGAGGGGATCTCGCGTTTCCATTGGGAGAACAGCTATTCGGGTGGCGGGGGTACCAACGTCGTCAACGTCACGCTGGTCGACTTCCGCGCCTTCGATACCATGGGTGAAATCACGGTTCTCGGCATCGCCGGGCTGGCGATCTTTGCACTGCTCGAACCAGCTGCGCATGGCATTGCCGGCCGACGGTTGCGCGAATGGCGTTCCCGGGACCGCTTTTCACCGGAGCGGCACCCGGTGATGTTCGTGATGGCGACACGGTTGCTGCTACCACTCGCGCTTTTGGTTGGACTATACATCTTCCTGCGCGGACATAATCAGCCGGGCGGTGGCTTTATCGCGGCTTTGGTCTTCTCCATCGCAATCCTGCTGCAATATCTGGCTTCCGGCTTCGATTGGACCGATGCCCGGCGACGGATCGGAGAACATCAGCTCATCGGATCGGGCGTGCTGATCGCGGTGGCGACGGGCCTTGGTTCGCTGCTGTTCGGCGCACCATTCCTGACGAGCAGCTTCGGCCATTTTCATCTGCCGCTGATTGGCGAGTTGGAGCTTGCGACGGCGACGCTGTTCGATCTGGGCGTCGTCTGTGTCGTGGTCGGCGCGGTAACGATGGCGCTGGCGCAACTCGCCCATGTCGCGCAGCGGGCTGCCAAGCACGATGGGAATGATGCCGCATGA
- a CDS encoding Na+/H+ antiporter subunit E: MKRLLPHPALSAMLLVVWLLMVNNITVGGVVLGGIFALILPKFTQPFWPDRPRVRFGSALAGYLAIVGLDIILANFQVAWLILFRRNRDLHARWLIVPIDLATPEAITMLAGTISLTPGTVSSDVSADGRFLLVHALDVADDAAEVARIKARYEARLQRIFA; encoded by the coding sequence ATGAAGCGGCTGCTGCCCCATCCAGCGCTCTCGGCGATGCTGCTGGTCGTTTGGCTGTTGATGGTCAACAACATCACGGTCGGGGGCGTGGTACTGGGCGGGATCTTCGCGCTGATCCTGCCCAAATTCACACAGCCTTTCTGGCCGGACCGGCCCCGGGTACGTTTCGGCAGCGCCCTTGCGGGCTATCTGGCCATAGTAGGGCTCGACATCATTCTCGCGAATTTTCAGGTCGCATGGTTGATCCTGTTTCGGCGCAACCGTGATTTGCATGCACGCTGGTTGATCGTGCCGATCGACCTGGCCACGCCGGAAGCGATTACCATGCTGGCCGGCACGATCAGCCTGACGCCCGGCACCGTGTCCTCGGACGTTTCGGCCGATGGGCGTTTCCTGCTGGTCCACGCGCTCGATGTCGCCGACGACGCGGCGGAGGTCGCACGAATAAAGGCACGCTACGAAGCACGTCTGCAACGGATTTTCGCATGA
- a CDS encoding IS3 family transposase (programmed frameshift), translating to MKKSRYTEEQIAFALKQAEMGTPVAEVIRRMGVSEQTFYRWKKVYGGLGVGELRRVKQLEDENRKLKQLVADLSLDKHILQDVLGKKALTPGRRREIVAHVQASHGVSERRSCLALGVDRSSVRYVSHKPDQAPLRLRIHDLAAARVRYGYFRIYILLRREGWLVNHKRVYRLYREDGLSLRLKRPRRNVSAANRERQPAASAPNEMWSMDFVSDALFDGRRLRALTVVDAFTREALAIDVDQGIKGEQVVATMTRISATRGAPKTIRVDNGPEFISKALDRWAYENGVTLDFSRPGKPTDNAFVESFNGRLRDECLNSHWFLSLADARTKIEAWRRDYNESRPHTALGWLTPAEYAASAGVNPGGCSPEARILPG from the exons ATGAAGAAGTCGAGGTACACGGAAGAGCAGATTGCGTTTGCGCTGAAGCAGGCGGAGATGGGCACGCCGGTGGCCGAGGTTATTCGCCGGATGGGCGTGTCGGAGCAGACGTTCTACCGCTGGAAGAAGGTGTATGGCGGGCTGGGCGTCGGCGAGCTGCGGCGGGTCAAGCAGCTCGAGGACGAGAATCGTAAGCTCAAGCAACTCGTCGCGGATCTGAGCTTGGACAAGCATATCCTGCAGGACGTGCTCG GCAAAAAAGCTCTGACGCCTGGGCGACGGCGCGAGATCGTCGCGCACGTCCAGGCGTCCCATGGCGTCAGCGAGCGGCGTAGCTGCCTCGCGCTCGGCGTCGACCGCTCGTCGGTGCGGTACGTGTCGCACAAGCCTGACCAGGCGCCGCTGCGGTTGCGCATCCACGATCTGGCGGCGGCACGGGTGCGCTACGGCTATTTCCGGATCTACATCCTGCTACGCAGGGAAGGCTGGCTGGTGAACCATAAGCGCGTCTATCGGCTCTACCGGGAAGATGGGCTGAGCCTCCGGCTCAAACGTCCTCGGCGCAACGTCAGCGCTGCGAACCGCGAACGCCAGCCCGCAGCGTCGGCGCCTAACGAGATGTGGTCGATGGACTTCGTCTCGGATGCCTTGTTCGATGGCCGACGGCTGCGGGCGCTGACGGTGGTCGATGCCTTCACCCGTGAAGCGCTGGCGATCGATGTCGACCAGGGCATCAAGGGTGAACAGGTCGTGGCGACAATGACGCGGATTTCGGCGACACGTGGTGCGCCCAAGACCATCCGGGTCGACAATGGTCCGGAGTTCATCTCGAAAGCACTGGATCGATGGGCGTACGAGAACGGCGTCACGCTCGACTTCTCGCGGCCGGGCAAACCGACCGACAACGCTTTTGTGGAGTCGTTCAACGGCCGCCTGCGTGACGAGTGCCTGAACAGCCACTGGTTCCTGTCACTGGCGGACGCAAGAACCAAGATCGAGGCCTGGCGGCGGGACTATAACGAGAGCCGTCCTCACACGGCGCTTGGCTGGCTGACGCCAGCCGAATATGCTGCATCCGCCGGGGTTAACCCCGGCGGATGCAGTCCGGAAGCTCGCATCCTGCCCGGATGA
- a CDS encoding Na+/H+ antiporter subunit C, which yields MSLEFLVASAIAMLVAGGIYLALRGRTFQVVLGLTLMSYAVNLFLFAIGRLIVDRPPLYAKDVVEHADPLPQALVLTAIVITFGMTALTVILSLRSFLESGSDQVDGMIKTDGEGAS from the coding sequence ATGAGCCTCGAATTCCTCGTCGCTTCCGCCATCGCCATGCTGGTTGCGGGTGGCATCTATCTGGCCTTGCGTGGCCGAACCTTTCAGGTGGTGCTGGGGCTGACGCTGATGTCCTATGCGGTCAATCTGTTTCTGTTTGCGATCGGTCGGCTGATCGTTGATCGGCCACCGCTCTATGCCAAGGACGTGGTAGAGCATGCCGATCCACTTCCCCAGGCGCTTGTCCTGACCGCAATCGTCATCACCTTTGGCATGACCGCCCTGACCGTGATCCTGTCCTTGCGCAGCTTCCTCGAAAGCGGGTCGGACCAGGTCGATGGTATGATCAAGACAGACGGGGAGGGCGCATCGTGA
- a CDS encoding K+/H+ antiporter subunit F, translating into MIDIALHIAAGCIALALLLNMWRLLHGPALGDRIVALDTMVINAIALIVLIGMNDNNDTYFEAALLLAMVGFVSTIAFCKFILRGDIVE; encoded by the coding sequence ATGATCGACATTGCGCTTCATATCGCGGCTGGCTGCATCGCGCTTGCCTTGCTGCTGAACATGTGGCGGCTGCTCCATGGACCTGCACTGGGCGACCGGATCGTCGCGCTCGACACGATGGTCATCAACGCGATCGCGCTGATCGTCCTGATCGGTATGAACGACAACAACGATACCTATTTCGAAGCCGCTCTGTTGCTGGCGATGGTCGGATTCGTCAGCACTATCGCCTTTTGCAAATTCATCCTCCGCGGGGACATCGTGGAATGA
- a CDS encoding TonB-dependent receptor, with translation MKAQHLRITIGASALILGMSAPVSSIAAPTLQQAEFEPAVKTKAELAAERRAARRVARARARRKGGTARSGVTVPGREGSATVEGGDIIVTGLRESVSKSIDKKRKARQIVDVITAEDAGKLPDNNVVEAMARVTGITVTRAGGRANGFNIRGLAGVQTTVNGVEGSTAPLPGGEGRTLALESLPADLIKSVEVYKTRTADQIEGGIGGSVNIELRRPLDLKKGLTAAGSIRGTYAEQGKLWSPSVSLLVGTRFDTSVGEIGFLLNGAYYKQPYAEAYNVSESPDLLGGPDSRIRASLPAGERATLVAPYRAQYGTNDGEREQKSLSGVIQWRATDRLNFVLEASYTGEQYSDESSSLYVRTREDPYVLSNIRTAPTGVLLGYDITNPQFADGTFANFGNIAAGFDGGENRGKSENYRTNFEAHFETEGVRIDGSAQYQWSNNDYHGIGHGGSYSGLSKVRVDFDSPKVLGNGPYFDFNVSPTNADLARVQYLRDNLGHGDNQQFSAQIDVWKELDNNGVLRAAKFGGRFSRNTAFFRDSYRFAGYFDPALSLPTSTIPGVSTRLVTPNLPGGSPLSWVQLNNRELYDNWGAVTKFIAGSRYEFLDGPGRDEGAAALFATPEPSAANPTLTSASEENVFASYGTLDYAFNAVFPVDGNIGLRYVNTWGNINGSSIRLGTPIIDPVTKLPTGEFGPDSREITAVRINYTDLLPSAFGTVHFTDKLQLRISYSHNVQRPSLFLLRNSRVINYRDPNDRLYAGNPNLKPTTTDDYNASLEWYPAPGSTVSVAAFRKNQTGFIYETAQIEPVPELGNQNRIVVQPRNAGPGRTQGIEFQATGFFRFLPGFLRNLGATVNATWIPTADVSLPRQIESENANDPIQYEFVRKRAPFTSRMSYNLIGYYETPVFSARLAYNWRSSYQTDVNAINETYIISSNPTQRLDGAINFTPVKYLTFSLEGQNLLRNVDRSYYYLYPELPVGLRAMARTITGSVRFRF, from the coding sequence ATGAAAGCGCAACATCTTAGAATCACGATCGGCGCCTCGGCCTTGATCCTTGGAATGAGCGCACCGGTATCGTCGATTGCGGCACCAACGCTTCAACAGGCCGAGTTTGAGCCAGCGGTGAAGACGAAGGCCGAGTTAGCGGCCGAACGACGAGCGGCGCGTCGCGTCGCTCGTGCACGCGCGCGCCGGAAGGGAGGCACCGCAAGGTCCGGCGTCACAGTTCCTGGTCGTGAGGGATCCGCAACAGTTGAGGGCGGTGACATCATCGTGACCGGCCTGCGCGAGAGCGTCAGCAAGTCCATCGACAAGAAGCGCAAGGCGCGACAGATCGTTGACGTCATTACCGCCGAGGATGCCGGCAAGCTGCCGGACAACAACGTGGTGGAGGCGATGGCACGCGTCACAGGCATCACGGTGACCCGGGCTGGAGGACGTGCTAACGGATTCAACATCCGCGGCCTTGCAGGCGTGCAGACGACCGTGAATGGCGTGGAGGGCTCCACTGCGCCTCTGCCCGGTGGCGAGGGGCGCACGCTCGCACTCGAGAGCCTACCCGCAGATCTCATCAAGTCGGTGGAGGTGTACAAGACCCGTACTGCGGATCAGATCGAGGGCGGCATCGGGGGCTCGGTGAACATTGAGTTGCGCCGACCGCTCGATCTGAAAAAGGGACTGACCGCGGCAGGCAGCATTCGCGGCACCTATGCCGAACAGGGCAAGCTCTGGAGCCCTTCGGTTAGCCTGCTGGTGGGCACGCGCTTCGACACCAGCGTAGGTGAGATCGGCTTCCTGCTCAACGGCGCCTATTACAAGCAACCCTATGCCGAGGCGTACAACGTCAGCGAGTCTCCCGATCTGCTGGGCGGGCCGGACTCCCGCATCCGCGCCAGCCTGCCCGCTGGGGAAAGGGCGACACTCGTTGCGCCTTATCGAGCACAATACGGCACGAACGATGGTGAACGGGAGCAGAAGTCTCTGAGCGGCGTCATTCAATGGCGCGCTACCGATAGGCTGAACTTCGTACTCGAAGCTTCTTACACGGGAGAGCAGTATTCGGACGAGTCGAGCTCGCTTTACGTCCGGACGCGAGAGGACCCGTATGTGCTGAGCAACATCAGAACGGCACCTACGGGGGTCTTACTCGGCTACGACATCACCAATCCCCAATTCGCGGATGGTACGTTCGCCAACTTCGGAAACATTGCCGCCGGCTTTGATGGTGGAGAGAACCGGGGCAAGTCGGAGAACTACCGGACGAATTTTGAGGCGCACTTTGAAACCGAAGGCGTGCGAATCGATGGCAGCGCGCAGTACCAGTGGAGTAACAATGACTACCACGGCATAGGTCATGGCGGCAGCTACTCCGGTTTATCCAAGGTCCGTGTCGATTTCGACTCGCCGAAGGTGCTTGGCAACGGACCGTACTTCGACTTCAACGTCAGTCCCACAAACGCCGATCTCGCGCGAGTCCAGTACCTGCGCGATAATCTAGGTCACGGCGACAATCAGCAGTTCTCGGCGCAGATTGACGTGTGGAAGGAGTTGGACAACAACGGCGTGCTGCGTGCAGCGAAGTTCGGCGGACGGTTTTCCCGCAACACCGCCTTCTTCCGCGACAGCTACAGGTTCGCGGGTTATTTCGATCCGGCACTGTCGCTACCGACCTCAACGATCCCGGGCGTCTCGACCAGATTGGTCACTCCCAATCTTCCGGGCGGCTCGCCGCTGTCGTGGGTTCAATTGAACAATCGCGAACTTTACGACAACTGGGGCGCGGTCACCAAGTTCATCGCCGGCAGCAGATACGAGTTCCTTGATGGCCCGGGCCGCGACGAAGGTGCCGCGGCATTGTTCGCCACGCCAGAGCCATCGGCCGCCAACCCGACCCTGACCAGCGCCTCAGAAGAGAACGTCTTCGCGTCCTACGGAACCCTAGACTATGCCTTCAACGCGGTCTTCCCCGTCGACGGCAACATCGGGCTCAGATATGTCAACACATGGGGCAACATCAACGGCTCGAGCATCCGCTTGGGAACGCCGATCATCGATCCCGTCACGAAGTTGCCAACTGGCGAGTTCGGCCCGGACAGCCGAGAAATCACAGCGGTCAGGATCAACTATACGGACTTGCTGCCCAGCGCCTTCGGCACCGTCCACTTCACGGACAAGCTACAACTGCGTATCAGCTACAGCCACAACGTTCAGCGCCCGAGCCTGTTTCTTCTTCGCAACTCCCGCGTCATCAACTATCGCGATCCCAACGACCGACTGTATGCGGGCAATCCCAATCTGAAGCCCACGACCACCGACGATTACAACGCCTCGCTCGAATGGTATCCTGCTCCGGGAAGCACCGTGTCCGTCGCTGCATTCCGCAAGAACCAGACGGGCTTCATCTACGAGACTGCCCAGATCGAGCCGGTTCCGGAACTCGGAAATCAGAACCGCATCGTCGTTCAGCCCAGGAACGCGGGTCCTGGACGCACGCAGGGCATCGAGTTCCAGGCCACCGGCTTCTTCCGCTTCCTTCCTGGCTTTCTACGGAACCTTGGCGCAACGGTGAATGCGACATGGATCCCGACGGCAGACGTGTCTCTACCGCGTCAGATCGAAAGCGAGAACGCGAACGATCCGATCCAATACGAATTCGTCCGCAAACGTGCGCCCTTCACGTCGAGAATGTCCTACAATTTGATCGGTTACTATGAGACGCCTGTCTTCAGCGCCCGCCTGGCCTACAACTGGCGCTCAAGCTACCAAACGGACGTCAACGCCATAAACGAGACCTACATTATTTCGTCGAACCCGACGCAACGTCTCGATGGTGCGATCAACTTCACACCCGTGAAGTACCTCACGTTCAGTTTGGAAGGGCAGAACCTTCTGAGAAACGTCGATAGAAGCTACTACTATCTTTATCCCGAACTGCCCGTCGGATTGCGAGCCATGGCTAGAACCATCACGGGAAGTGTTCGCTTCCGCTTCTGA
- a CDS encoding Na+/H+ antiporter subunit G yields the protein MSIIADITIVVLVLLGAGFALIGSWGLVRLPSTMERLHGPTKATTLGLGALLLASIIYFQARLGVWTVHELLISLFLFITAPISANMIAKVHLHRLRTGRETDGIAGPPPRPSEEGDWASFEAPRQGTPASTADN from the coding sequence ATGAGCATTATCGCCGACATCACCATTGTCGTGCTGGTGCTTCTGGGCGCCGGCTTCGCACTTATCGGAAGTTGGGGCCTGGTCCGCCTGCCATCGACCATGGAGCGGCTGCATGGGCCGACCAAGGCAACGACGCTCGGCCTTGGTGCGCTTCTCCTTGCCTCGATCATCTATTTCCAGGCGCGGCTCGGCGTCTGGACCGTGCATGAACTTCTGATTTCGCTGTTTCTTTTCATCACAGCGCCAATTTCGGCCAACATGATCGCCAAGGTACACCTGCACCGGCTCCGAACCGGTCGCGAAACCGACGGTATCGCTGGCCCACCGCCCCGCCCAAGCGAAGAAGGCGATTGGGCGAGCTTCGAGGCGCCGAGGCAGGGTACACCTGCATCAACCGCCGATAACTGA
- a CDS encoding monovalent cation/H+ antiporter subunit D yields the protein MILLDHLSITPIVIPAVIAPVTMLLMRRHKMAAVTVSLAGCAAMLVAAIAAFVIAQDDVIRSYTLGGWPAPFGIVLILDRLAAMMLVLAAVLAISVLVHAIITGADQRGWHFHPLFHFQLMGLNGAFLTGDLFNLFVFFEVLLIASYGLMLHGQGALRLKAGVAYVVVNIVGSALFLIALGLLYGLTATLNMADLAVKVVLLGPADQGLLRIAGLLLMTVFGLKAAVVPIHLWLPRTYAATMPVVAALFAIMTKVGVYAMIRTVPLIFGAQAGAASWVPAPYLLPAAILGAVIGFVGILTARGMREQAAFAVLASTGTLLMPVSLWQEVTLAAALYYLVQATLAGAALFLVADVTMRRRGQYADAIVPSPHFAGQDMAGLLYLVAAIAAVGLPPLAGFVGKLLILDASFGITGWQVIWATILATTLVGVIGFSRSGSTLFWKAAPEHADAIAASRRSNAEFVAPIMLLAMLVLLTIAAGWVTTQTRATAVQVMAPDRYVTAILGATL from the coding sequence GTGATCCTTCTCGACCATCTGTCGATCACACCGATCGTCATCCCGGCGGTGATCGCGCCCGTCACGATGTTGCTCATGCGCCGGCATAAGATGGCCGCGGTGACCGTGTCGCTTGCGGGTTGCGCCGCGATGCTGGTCGCGGCAATCGCCGCGTTTGTGATAGCGCAGGATGATGTTATCCGTAGCTATACGCTCGGCGGCTGGCCGGCGCCGTTCGGGATCGTCCTGATACTCGACCGTCTTGCTGCGATGATGCTGGTGCTGGCGGCGGTGCTGGCAATCAGCGTCTTGGTCCACGCGATTATCACCGGCGCCGACCAGCGGGGCTGGCATTTCCATCCGCTGTTCCATTTCCAACTGATGGGACTGAACGGCGCATTCCTGACCGGCGACCTGTTCAATCTTTTCGTATTCTTCGAGGTGCTGCTGATCGCCTCCTATGGCCTGATGCTGCACGGACAAGGCGCACTGCGTCTCAAGGCCGGGGTTGCGTATGTCGTCGTCAATATCGTCGGGTCAGCGCTGTTCCTGATCGCGCTGGGCCTGCTCTATGGCCTCACCGCGACGCTCAACATGGCGGATTTGGCCGTCAAGGTCGTACTGCTCGGGCCAGCGGATCAGGGGCTGCTCCGCATTGCCGGGCTACTGCTCATGACGGTGTTCGGCCTGAAGGCGGCGGTGGTGCCGATCCATCTCTGGTTGCCGCGCACCTATGCCGCCACGATGCCGGTGGTCGCCGCCCTTTTCGCGATCATGACCAAGGTCGGCGTCTACGCAATGATCCGCACCGTGCCCTTGATCTTCGGCGCACAGGCGGGCGCCGCGTCCTGGGTGCCGGCACCCTATCTGCTGCCCGCCGCCATCCTTGGGGCTGTTATCGGCTTTGTCGGGATACTGACAGCACGCGGGATGCGCGAACAGGCGGCGTTTGCGGTACTGGCGTCCACGGGCACGCTGCTTATGCCTGTATCCTTATGGCAAGAGGTGACGCTGGCGGCCGCGCTCTACTATCTGGTACAGGCGACGCTGGCGGGAGCGGCCTTGTTTCTCGTTGCCGATGTAACGATGCGGCGTCGCGGGCAATATGCCGACGCGATCGTGCCGAGCCCGCACTTTGCCGGGCAGGATATGGCTGGGCTGCTGTACCTCGTCGCGGCGATCGCGGCCGTTGGGCTGCCGCCGCTGGCAGGGTTTGTTGGCAAGCTGCTGATCCTCGACGCGAGTTTTGGGATCACGGGATGGCAGGTGATCTGGGCGACGATCCTCGCAACCACGCTCGTAGGTGTCATCGGCTTCTCGCGCAGCGGCTCGACCCTGTTCTGGAAAGCCGCACCGGAGCACGCCGACGCCATCGCAGCTTCCCGGCGGTCGAACGCCGAGTTCGTCGCGCCGATCATGCTGCTCGCTATGTTGGTGTTGCTCACCATAGCGGCGGGGTGGGTGACGACCCAGACACGCGCCACCGCCGTGCAGGTCATGGCTCCTGATCGTTATGTTACAGCGATATTGGGAGCGACGCTATGA